A region of Terriglobales bacterium DNA encodes the following proteins:
- the atpD gene encoding F0F1 ATP synthase subunit beta yields the protein MAENVGKVIQVAGPAVDVQFAEGNMPPIYEALRVVSEGFTVPMPISVILEVQQHLGEGRVRCVAMEPTDGMVRGMKAISQGGPISVPVGRGTLGRVMNVIGEPVDQLGPIQFKERHPIHRLAPAFDEQATTAEMFETGIKVIDLIQPFLKGGKTGLFGGAGVGKTVIIMELINNVAKQHGGFSVFAGVGERTREGNDLWLEMTESGVIKPGDPEHSKAALVYGQMTEPPGARLRVALTALTVAEYFRDQEGADTLLFIDNIFRFTQAGSEVSTLLGRMPSAVGYQPNLATEMGELQERITSTTKGSVTSVQAIYVPADDLTDPAPATTFAHLDATTVLSRQIVELGIYPAVDPLASTSRILDPRVVGQDHYDVAQGVKKVLQRYKDLQDIIAILGIDELSEDDKLTVARARKIQKFLSQPFHVGEQFTGLPGRYVKIADTVKGFREIIEGKHDDIPEQAFYMMGPIEEVLERNEKLKAAA from the coding sequence ATGGCAGAAAACGTCGGAAAAGTGATTCAAGTCGCCGGACCCGCGGTGGACGTGCAGTTCGCCGAGGGCAATATGCCGCCCATCTATGAAGCGCTGCGCGTGGTCAGCGAGGGCTTCACCGTGCCCATGCCCATCAGCGTGATCCTGGAAGTGCAGCAGCACCTGGGCGAAGGCCGGGTGCGGTGCGTAGCCATGGAACCCACCGACGGCATGGTGCGCGGCATGAAAGCCATCTCCCAGGGCGGGCCCATCTCGGTGCCGGTGGGCCGGGGCACGCTGGGACGGGTGATGAACGTCATCGGCGAGCCCGTGGACCAGTTGGGACCCATCCAGTTCAAGGAGCGCCATCCCATCCATCGCCTGGCGCCGGCGTTTGACGAGCAGGCCACGACAGCGGAGATGTTCGAGACCGGCATCAAGGTCATCGACCTCATCCAGCCTTTCCTCAAGGGAGGAAAGACTGGCCTCTTCGGCGGCGCGGGCGTGGGCAAGACCGTGATCATCATGGAACTGATCAACAACGTGGCCAAGCAGCACGGCGGCTTCTCCGTCTTTGCCGGAGTGGGGGAGCGCACGCGCGAGGGCAACGACCTGTGGCTGGAAATGACCGAGTCGGGCGTCATCAAGCCCGGAGATCCGGAGCATTCTAAGGCGGCGCTGGTCTATGGGCAGATGACGGAACCGCCCGGGGCGCGCCTGCGCGTGGCCCTGACCGCGCTCACCGTGGCCGAGTACTTCCGCGACCAGGAGGGCGCGGACACGCTGCTGTTCATCGACAACATCTTCCGCTTCACGCAGGCGGGCTCGGAGGTCTCGACGCTGCTGGGGCGCATGCCTTCGGCGGTGGGCTACCAGCCCAACCTGGCCACGGAGATGGGCGAACTGCAGGAGCGCATCACCTCCACCACCAAGGGCTCGGTGACCTCGGTGCAGGCCATCTACGTCCCCGCCGACGACCTCACCGACCCGGCGCCGGCTACGACGTTCGCCCACCTGGACGCCACCACCGTGCTTTCGCGGCAGATCGTCGAACTGGGCATCTATCCCGCGGTGGATCCGCTGGCCTCCACCTCGCGCATCCTCGATCCCCGGGTGGTGGGCCAGGACCATTACGACGTGGCGCAGGGAGTGAAGAAGGTGCTGCAGCGCTACAAGGACCTGCAGGACATCATCGCCATCCTGGGCATCGATGAGTTGAGCGAAGACGACAAGCTCACCGTGGCCCGGGCGCGCAAGATCCAGAAGTTCCTCTCCCAGCCCTTCCACGTGGGCGAGCAGTTCACCGGGCTGCCGGGACGCTACGTGAAGATCGCGGACACGGTGAAGGGATTCCGCGAGATCATCGAAGGCAAGCACGACGACATCCCCGAGCAGGCCTTCTACATGATGGGTCCCATCGAAGAGGTCCTGGAACGCAACGAGAAGCTCAAGGCGGCGGCGTAA
- a CDS encoding F0F1 ATP synthase subunit epsilon — translation MAETFQLEIVTPEKLMVDDRAEEMQIPGKNGYLGVLPGHAPLITELAVGEISYRLGAETQRLAVAWGFAEVLPEKVTILAQIAERADEIDAPRAERARERAQAHLNSGNPETDFPRAQTALERAQTRLEVAGKR, via the coding sequence ATGGCAGAGACCTTCCAGCTCGAGATTGTCACCCCGGAGAAGCTGATGGTGGACGACCGCGCCGAGGAGATGCAGATCCCCGGGAAGAACGGCTACCTGGGGGTGCTGCCCGGCCACGCCCCGCTGATCACGGAGCTGGCGGTGGGGGAGATCAGCTACCGGCTGGGAGCGGAGACCCAGCGGCTGGCGGTGGCCTGGGGGTTCGCCGAGGTGCTGCCGGAGAAGGTCACCATCCTGGCGCAGATCGCGGAGCGCGCCGACGAGATTGACGCGCCCCGCGCCGAACGCGCCCGGGAGCGCGCCCAGGCGCACCTGAACAGCGGAAATCCAGAAACCGACTTTCCCCGCGCCCAGACGGCCTTGGAGCGCGCCCAAACCCGGCTGGAGGTGGCCGGCAAGCGTTAA
- a CDS encoding Stp1/IreP family PP2C-type Ser/Thr phosphatase: MSLSVQVAGKTDLGCVRTNNEDNFGYDTRYGVFIVCDGMGGQAAGEVASKMGVDIILEYFRKAGGETGKYPVEGKVVEGVSERANALASSIRLANRSIFEAASKNAGHAGMGSTVVAALVKGSFLSIAHVGDSRIYLIRKDSIQQLTNDHSLVMEQVRRGLITQEEAERSNMQNIIIRALGSEETVEPDVDDMVAQPGDILLLASDGLTKHVKDNALLKLVKGASTLSQACDALIQAARDDGGDDNITCVLVRVVEQPWYRRWSGKGSPQWQNSI, encoded by the coding sequence ATGAGTCTGAGCGTCCAGGTAGCCGGAAAGACCGACCTCGGGTGCGTGCGCACCAACAATGAGGACAACTTCGGCTACGACACCCGCTACGGTGTTTTCATCGTGTGCGACGGGATGGGCGGCCAGGCCGCCGGGGAAGTGGCCAGCAAGATGGGGGTGGACATCATCCTGGAGTACTTCCGCAAGGCGGGAGGGGAGACGGGCAAGTACCCGGTGGAGGGCAAGGTTGTGGAGGGAGTTTCGGAGCGCGCCAACGCGCTGGCCAGCTCCATCCGCCTGGCCAACCGGTCGATCTTCGAGGCGGCCTCCAAGAACGCCGGCCACGCCGGCATGGGCTCCACGGTGGTGGCGGCCCTGGTGAAGGGCAGCTTCCTTTCCATCGCGCACGTGGGCGACAGCCGCATCTACCTGATCCGCAAGGACAGCATCCAGCAGCTCACCAACGACCACTCGCTGGTGATGGAGCAGGTGCGCCGCGGCCTGATCACGCAGGAGGAAGCGGAACGATCCAACATGCAGAACATCATCATCCGCGCGCTGGGCTCGGAAGAGACGGTGGAGCCGGATGTGGACGACATGGTGGCGCAGCCCGGCGACATCCTGCTGCTGGCCAGCGACGGACTCACCAAACACGTGAAGGACAACGCCCTGCTCAAGCTGGTGAAGGGCGCTTCCACACTGTCGCAGGCCTGCGACGCGCTGATCCAGGCCGCCCGGGATGACGGCGGCGACGACAACATCACCTGCGTCCTGGTGCGGGTGGTGGAACAGCCCTGGTATCGGAGATGGTCCGGGAAAGGGAGTCCGCAATGGCAAAACTCTATTTGA
- the atpG gene encoding ATP synthase F1 subunit gamma has product MANILDIRRRVRSVKNTRQITKAMKMVAAARLRRAQERALAARPYSQMLTAVLKSLVQRAEIYDPETGVARHPLLAQRPPRNVLLLVVTGDKGLAGAFNTNILKAAQRFLDSQAGRNVDLETIGRKGRDFLRRRFPTRAQRAEGAEEGSPQRAGAIQIVGERVGMLGKLEFAQAHELAEYVIDCYSRGEVDSVYLLYNEFKSVVSQRVVVDEILPIEEIGTADIRQVQELSEEDRFRHVEAAATAGVSVRAADTRGMDEKAARFATAPVDYIYEQPAAELFDSLLPRYVGVRIFHALLESVAAEHAARMTAMDSATNNASDMIDDLTLAMNRARQAKITKEIIEIVSGAAAL; this is encoded by the coding sequence AAGATGGTGGCGGCGGCACGGCTGCGGCGAGCGCAGGAGCGCGCGCTGGCGGCGCGTCCCTATTCGCAGATGCTCACTGCGGTGCTCAAGTCGCTGGTGCAGCGCGCCGAGATCTACGACCCGGAGACGGGAGTGGCGCGCCATCCGCTGCTGGCGCAGCGCCCTCCGCGCAACGTCCTGCTGCTGGTGGTGACCGGGGACAAAGGGCTGGCGGGCGCCTTCAACACCAACATCCTCAAGGCGGCGCAGCGCTTCCTGGACTCGCAGGCCGGCCGGAACGTGGATCTGGAGACCATCGGGCGCAAGGGGCGCGACTTCCTGCGGCGGCGCTTCCCCACGCGAGCGCAGCGGGCCGAGGGCGCCGAGGAAGGAAGCCCGCAGCGCGCCGGCGCCATACAGATCGTGGGCGAGCGGGTGGGCATGCTGGGGAAGCTGGAGTTCGCGCAGGCGCACGAGCTGGCGGAATACGTGATCGATTGCTACAGCCGCGGCGAAGTGGACTCCGTGTATCTGCTGTACAACGAGTTCAAGTCGGTGGTGTCGCAGCGGGTGGTGGTGGATGAGATCCTGCCCATCGAGGAGATCGGGACCGCCGACATCCGCCAGGTCCAGGAGTTGAGCGAGGAAGATCGCTTTCGCCACGTGGAGGCGGCGGCGACCGCGGGCGTTTCGGTGCGCGCCGCCGATACCCGGGGCATGGACGAGAAGGCGGCCCGCTTCGCCACCGCTCCCGTGGACTACATCTACGAGCAGCCGGCGGCCGAACTCTTCGACAGCCTGCTGCCGCGATACGTGGGGGTGCGCATCTTCCACGCGCTGCTGGAATCGGTGGCGGCGGAGCACGCCGCGCGCATGACGGCCATGGATTCGGCCACCAACAACGCCAGCGACATGATCGACGATCTGACCCTGGCCATGAACCGGGCGCGGCAGGCGAAGATCACGAAAGAGATCATCGAGATTGTGAGCGGAGCAGCGGCGCTATGA
- a CDS encoding FHA domain-containing protein has translation MAKLYLKFEQAVLKEVTVTQGGIVTVGRLPDNMIQVDNLAVSGHHAKVYWETDHYVIEDNNSLNGTFVNNQKVSKVTLKDDDNILIGKHTITFKDEWHEDEPEQRVPTQVMPAVPQMDATVVLDTKKAKELMAQARALREDASAAPAPPAAPAPVGPTASGTMPAVVPTPPPPPPPPPPPAKERTGMLTVLEGKTDEPRYVLSGKLTVIGKSAMATIKLKGSMFRQPPDVAAIVRKQDNKYFVASQDKKAHLKLNGADLDHQQELKEGDTIEVFGVKLNFEYQD, from the coding sequence ATGGCAAAACTCTATTTGAAGTTCGAGCAGGCCGTCCTCAAGGAGGTCACGGTGACGCAGGGGGGCATCGTGACCGTCGGTCGTCTGCCCGACAACATGATCCAGGTGGATAACCTCGCCGTCTCCGGCCACCACGCGAAGGTCTACTGGGAGACGGATCACTACGTGATCGAGGACAACAACAGTCTGAACGGCACCTTCGTCAACAACCAGAAGGTGAGCAAGGTGACGCTGAAGGACGACGACAACATCCTGATCGGCAAGCACACCATCACCTTCAAGGACGAGTGGCACGAGGACGAGCCGGAGCAGCGCGTACCCACGCAGGTCATGCCCGCGGTGCCGCAGATGGACGCTACGGTGGTGCTGGACACCAAGAAAGCCAAGGAGCTGATGGCCCAGGCCAGGGCGCTCAGGGAGGACGCGTCGGCGGCCCCGGCGCCCCCGGCAGCGCCCGCCCCTGTTGGTCCTACGGCCTCCGGAACCATGCCCGCAGTAGTTCCCACCCCACCACCACCACCACCGCCTCCTCCCCCTCCTGCCAAGGAGCGCACCGGGATGCTGACCGTGCTCGAAGGCAAGACGGACGAGCCGCGCTACGTGTTGAGCGGCAAACTCACGGTCATCGGCAAGTCGGCGATGGCCACCATCAAGCTGAAGGGCTCGATGTTCCGTCAGCCGCCGGACGTGGCCGCCATCGTCCGCAAGCAAGACAACAAGTACTTTGTGGCGTCCCAGGACAAGAAAGCGCACCTGAAGCTCAACGGCGCCGACTTGGACCATCAGCAGGAGCTGAAAGAGGGCGACACGATCGAGGTCTTCGGCGTGAAGCTGAACTTCGAGTACCA